From a region of the Oncorhynchus tshawytscha isolate Ot180627B linkage group LG14, Otsh_v2.0, whole genome shotgun sequence genome:
- the LOC112267329 gene encoding BTB/POZ domain-containing adapter for CUL3-mediated RhoA degradation protein 2-like: MSGDSCQLPLHRLCLQTQAITTGSQAIRPSHEASQMACPKSKTCSYRAALGLGNKYVRLNVGGTLFYTTLQVLTRQDSMLKAMFSGKKEVFIDREGWILIDRCGKHFASILTYLREEVVTLPPGRQGVLELLAEAKYYLIQGLVELCQGGLQDQKEQSLCVIPVITSAKEEVRLIQACTKPVVKLLYNRSNNKYSYTSNSDDNLLKNIELFDKLSLSYNGRVLFIKDVIGDEICCWSFYGQGRKLAEVCCTSIVYATEKKQTKVEFPEARIYEETLNALLYETLPVPDDTLLEATRRRHAHSHAHCGSHSEEEEGPTHSGVDLRERVRRSHVKRYSTYDDRPLGH, translated from the exons ATGTCCGGGGACAGCTGCCAGCTCCCCCTGCACCGGCTATGCCTCCAGACCCAGGCCATCACTACTGGCTCCCAAGCCATTAGACCTTCCCATGAAG CCTCCCAGATGGCGTGTCCCAAGTCCAAGACGTGCAGCTACAGAGCAGCGTTGGGCCTGGGTAACAAGTATGTGCGTCTAAACGTAGGGGGGACCCTGTTCTACACCACGCTGCAGGTGCTCACTAGGCAGGACTCCATGCTGAAGGCCATGTTCAGTGGCAAGAAGGAGGTTTTCATTGACCGAGAAG GCTGGATCCTGATAGATCGCTGTGGGAAGCACTTTGCCTCCATCCTGACGTACCTGCGGGAGGAAGTGGTCACCTTGCCCCCTGGCAGGCAGGGGGTTCTGGAGCTGCTGGCAGAGGCCAAGTATTACCTGATCCAGGGTCTGGTGGAGCTGTGCCAGGGAGGCCTGCAG GACCAGAAAGAGCAGTCTCTGTGTGTAATCCCTGTGATCACCTCTGCCAAGGAGGAGGTGAGACTGATCCAGGCCTGCACCAAGCCTGTAGTGAAGCTGCTGTACAACCGAAGCAACAACAAGTACTCCTATACAAG TAACTCAGACGACAACCTGTTGAAGAACATTGAGCTGTTTGACAAGCTGTCTCTGAGCTACAATGGCCGTGTTCTCTTCATCAAGGACGTGATCGGCGACGAGATCTGCTGCTGGTCGTTCTACGGACAGGGACGCAAACTGGCAGAGGTCTGCTGCACATCCATAGTCTACGCCACAGAGAAAAAACAGACCAAG GTAGAGTTCCCGGAGGCCAGGATCTACGAGGAGACCCTGAACGCTCTGCTCTACGAGACACTTCCTGTCCCTGACGACACCTTATTGGAGGCCACACGCCGTCGCCACGCCCATAGCCACGCTCACTGTGGTTCCCACAGCGAGGAAGAGGAAGGCCCCACCCACTCGGGGGTGGACCTTAGGGAGCGCGTGCGCCGCTCCCACGTCAAGAGGTACAGCACCTACGACGACCGGCCGCTGGGACACTAA
- the LOC112267328 gene encoding intraflagellar transport protein 20 homolog: MAKDPLAEAGLHFDELNKLRVLEPEVDQKTRELKEECEDFVDKMGQFQKIVGGLIELVDELAKEAETEKMKAIGARNLLKSVAKQREAQQQQLQALIAEKKLQLERYRIEYEALSKVEAEQNEFIDQFILQK, translated from the exons ATGGCAAAAGACCCGTTGGCTGAAGCTGGTCTTCATTTTGATGAGCTCAACAAGCTACGGGTGCTGGAACCAGAGGTGGACCAGAAGACCAGGGAGCTCAAGGAGGAGTGTGAAGACTTTGTTGACA AAATGGGCCAGTTTCAGAAGATAGTGGGTGGTCTCATAGAGCTGGTGGATGAATTGGCAAAAGAGGCAGAGACTGAAAAGATGAAG GCTATTGGAGCCAGGAACCTGTTGAAGTCTGTGGCCAAGCAGAGGGAGGCCCAGCAACAGCAGCTCCAGGCCCTGATAGCAGAGAAGAAGCTGCAGCTGGAGAG GTATCGTATCGAGTACGAAGCTCTCTCCAAGGTGGAGGCTGAGCAGAATGAGTTCATTGACCAGTTCATTCTACAGAAATAA